A window of the Ostrea edulis chromosome 1, xbOstEdul1.1, whole genome shotgun sequence genome harbors these coding sequences:
- the LOC130050494 gene encoding trafficking protein particle complex subunit 11-like gives MNLTLDDRNMSSSSLNMSSNVCHVDKVIQSQLQGVTLNKSEGASECICLKVINSTPIPVSIGTYSVSWRRKTDESSPYVDTVFPLPTVNTEYSFISVCCLVIRMNSSTTCFLWWQVM, from the exons ATGAACCTCACCCTGGACGACAGAAATATGTCATCCAGCAGCCTCAATATG TCATCCAATGTGTGTCATGTTGATAAAGTTATACAGTCACAGTTACAAGGAG TGACCTTGAATAAATCAGAAGGTGCATCCGAGTGTATCTGTTTAAAGGTCATAAACTCCACACCAATCCCTGTATCGATAGGAACATATTCCGTGTCATGGAGACG GAAAACGGATGAGAGCTCTCCCTATGTAGACACGGTGTTCCCACTGCCCACAGTCAATACAGAGTACAG TTTCATTTCCGTGTGCTGCCTGGTGATCCGTATGAACTCAAGTACAACTTGTTTCCTCTGGTGGCAGGTCATGTAA